The nucleotide window AAGCCTACTCAACGGGCGATTACATTAGAGCTTACAACTTGGCAAACGCGGCGAGGAGTATAGCCGATTCAATTGTCTCAATGGGAATGTTCTCCAAGCCCAGAATAAGGTTGCCGATGAAACTTCAAATCCAAATGCAACTCAGGCTACTAAAGATGCTCACGATGAGGCTAGAATCTCAAGGCATCGATGTTAAGCCCGTCAAGGAATTAATTGCGAAGGCTGAGGATGCACTAAAGAGAGGTGACTTGAACGAGGCCATGAAATACTTAAACGAGGCCAAGGAGCTAATCCGGCAGATACACAGGGGGAGAGTAGGGTGGAGGGGAAAAGGTAAGCCATGACTACCTCGCATGTATCTCCACTATATCCCCATCCTCGAGAACGTGGTCTGGTCCAACCCTCTGCCCAGGGAACTTAACGCTCTTCCCCCACACCCTCGCATACCTGAAGTTCTTTACCAAATCTTTATGAATCCTCTCGGCAACGTCGAGGACGGTTGACCCTCTCTTAAGCGCTATTGGGGGATAAGCTGGCTCCTCACCTGGGCTCTTCGTGAAAACCCTTATTATTTCTGCAACATCGTACAGGGCTTCTTTAACAGCATCCAAGTTTATCCTCTTCTTGGCTGAAACGGGTATTATCTTGAACCTCTCCCCGTAGGCTTTGACGAGCTTCTCGTAGTTGTCCTTACTTCCCGGGGCGTCCCCCTTGTTGGCTATTATTATGGCCTTCTTCCAAACCAGACTCTCATCTAAAGCGTCCGCGAAGTCCTCAAGGGTCACGGGCTCCCTTACTGTGATTTCTGCAGAGTGTATCTTCTCCTCCCTGAGCATCTTCATGACCTCGTTTATATCTCCTTTAATGTTCTCTATCCCGTTTATCACTATGCCCCCGCTTGGAGTTCTCCTGATCTCTATCCTGGGTCTCCTCTTGTTCACCTTTATTCCAGCTCTCTCGAATTCTCTCAGGAGGATTTTCATCTGCTTGATTGGATCCTCGCTCAGGTCAATGACTATGGCTATCGCATCGGCATTCCTTATTACTGCTAAAAGCTGTGGTCCCATCCCCTTACCAA belongs to Pyrococcus abyssi GE5 and includes:
- a CDS encoding OBG GTPase family GTP-binding protein; this encodes MPTNVTAEYLAAEEEYRNAKTIPEKIRALEKMYALVPKHKGTEKLRLQIKRKLAELRKELEKQRQQRKGGGYSLAVKKEGAAQIVLVGLPNVGKSELLRALTGVDVESADYPFTTTEPIPAMMNYKDVQIQLVEVPGLIEGAALGKGMGPQLLAVIRNADAIAIVIDLSEDPIKQMKILLREFERAGIKVNKRRPRIEIRRTPSGGIVINGIENIKGDINEVMKMLREEKIHSAEITVREPVTLEDFADALDESLVWKKAIIIANKGDAPGSKDNYEKLVKAYGERFKIIPVSAKKRINLDAVKEALYDVAEIIRVFTKSPGEEPAYPPIALKRGSTVLDVAERIHKDLVKNFRYARVWGKSVKFPGQRVGPDHVLEDGDIVEIHAR